A genomic stretch from Sander vitreus isolate 19-12246 chromosome 17, sanVit1, whole genome shotgun sequence includes:
- the LOC144532700 gene encoding uncharacterized protein LOC144532700 has protein sequence MPSNVEIKAKVSDPTQFAEKAAELSQSEGTIIRQHDTFFNCSQGRLKLRDFMNESGQLIFYERPDTDGPKLSRYSISPTSDPPSLRTVLSDALGVKGEVRKERRLFLIGQTRVHLDTVEGLGNYMELEVVMRPEQTVEDGQQVAEDLMQKLGVSKESLVTGAYMDLLLKGHKET, from the exons ATGCCGTCCAACGTGGAGATCAAAGCCAAAGTGAGCGACCCGACGCAGTTCGCCGAGAAGGCCGCCgagctcagccaatcagagggcaCGATCATCAGACAGCATGACACGTTCTTCAACTGCAGCCAAGGACGACTGAAGCTGCGAGACTTCATG aaCGAGTCAGGGCAGCTAATCTTCTACGAGCGTCCGGACACCGATGGACCCAAACTGTCCCGTTACTCCATCAGTCCAACCAGCGACCCGCCCAGTCTCCGG aCAGTGTTGTCAGACGCACTCGGGGTCAAAGGTGAGGTGCGTAAGGAGCGACGGCTTTTTCTGATTGGTCAGACCAGAGTTCACCTGGACACCGTGGAGGGACTGGGAAACTACATGGAACTGgag gTGGTGATGCGTCCAGAGCAGACTGTTGAAGACGGACAGCAG gtGGCCGAGGATCTGATGCAGAAGCTAGGTGTTTCAAAGGAGAGTCTGGTGACGGGAGCGTACATGGACCTGTTACTGAAGGGACACAAAGAAACATGA